A genomic segment from Nitrospira sp. encodes:
- a CDS encoding Diaminopimelate decarboxylase, with protein MHDFHYRQGELYCEDVPLSRIAKEVGTPCYVYSHHTLVRHFRAYDGAFKNIPHIVAFAMKANSNLAVLRLMAKEGSGVDIVSGGELFRALKAGVPASKIVFAGVGKKSDEICDALKADILMFNVESSAELHAINEVAASMGVKARVALRINPDIDPKTHPYISTGLKKSKFGIAADRAIEEFKIAAAFEHIEVVGVHAHIGSQLTQVAPFVESLKKVLGMVQALAKQGIPIRYLNIGGGLGITYSDETPPEPKDLAEAISPLVRDLNCVLIMEPGRVIVGNAGILLTNVLYTKDGEAKRFLIVDAAMNDLIRPSLYDAYHDIRPLYEKVTLAPKQTVDVVGPVCESGDFLAKDRVLPEMNAGDLMAVMSAGAYGFVMSSNYNSRPRVPEVLVHEGQIHVIRSRESYDDLIRGEQIPAFLS; from the coding sequence ATGCACGACTTTCACTATCGGCAAGGCGAACTCTACTGCGAAGATGTGCCGCTCTCGCGCATTGCGAAAGAGGTGGGAACTCCCTGTTACGTCTACAGTCATCACACATTAGTCCGGCACTTCCGTGCCTATGACGGAGCCTTCAAGAATATTCCGCACATCGTCGCCTTTGCGATGAAGGCCAATTCAAACCTGGCGGTGCTGCGCCTCATGGCCAAAGAAGGGAGTGGGGTGGACATTGTCTCGGGCGGGGAACTCTTTCGTGCACTGAAGGCAGGGGTGCCGGCCTCGAAAATCGTATTTGCCGGTGTCGGAAAGAAGTCGGACGAAATTTGCGATGCATTGAAAGCGGATATTTTGATGTTCAACGTGGAATCTTCCGCCGAACTGCATGCCATCAACGAGGTGGCGGCCTCCATGGGAGTCAAGGCGCGGGTGGCGCTACGGATCAATCCGGACATCGACCCCAAGACCCATCCGTACATTTCCACCGGTTTGAAAAAGAGCAAATTCGGAATTGCCGCCGATCGCGCGATTGAGGAGTTCAAGATCGCTGCGGCATTCGAACACATCGAGGTGGTGGGTGTGCACGCACACATCGGGTCCCAATTGACGCAAGTGGCACCCTTCGTTGAGTCGTTGAAGAAGGTGTTGGGGATGGTACAGGCCCTGGCGAAGCAGGGGATTCCCATTCGCTACCTCAACATCGGAGGCGGTTTGGGTATCACCTATTCGGATGAAACTCCGCCGGAACCGAAAGACTTGGCGGAGGCAATCTCTCCGCTCGTGCGTGATTTGAATTGTGTCCTTATCATGGAGCCTGGCCGGGTGATCGTCGGCAATGCCGGCATACTGCTCACCAATGTGCTCTATACGAAGGACGGCGAAGCCAAACGGTTCCTGATCGTGGACGCGGCGATGAACGATCTGATTCGTCCGAGTCTGTACGACGCATACCATGACATCAGACCGCTCTACGAAAAGGTGACGTTGGCGCCGAAACAGACCGTGGACGTCGTCGGGCCGGTATGCGAATCAGGAGATTTCCTGGCCAAGGACCGGGTCCTGCCGGAAATGAACGCCGGTGATCTCATGGCGGTGATGAGTGCTGGCGCATATGGGTTTGTCATGTCTTCGAACTACAATTCACGACCACGTGTGCCGGAGGTGCTGGTGCACGAGGGACAGATTCATGTCATTCGGTCGCGCGAAAGTTATGACGATTTGATACGGGGCGAACAGATACCGGCGTTCCTCTCGTAG
- a CDS encoding 4-hydroxy-tetrahydrodipicolinate reductase, whose product MIKVVVTGAAGRMGARLVSLVKDSAFLTLSGAVEGKGHHAVGEDSGEVAGCGRTGVPISDDLSGLMERGEVIVDFTTPSATLGHLSIVAQHRRGIVVGTTGFSSSELDELRGFTKQIPCVFSPNMSVGVNVIYKMIAEMARTLGEDYDIEVIEAHHRLKKDAPSGTALKMAEVLARAVNRDLEQVGVYARKGLIGERKRGEIGIQTIRAGDIVGDHTVMFATMGERIEVTHRASSRDTFARGALRAARWVVRQPPGLYDMLDVLSLK is encoded by the coding sequence ATGATCAAGGTTGTCGTTACCGGGGCTGCCGGTCGAATGGGGGCCCGCCTCGTGTCGCTGGTGAAGGACTCGGCATTCCTGACGCTGTCGGGGGCGGTGGAAGGCAAAGGCCACCATGCCGTGGGCGAGGACTCGGGTGAGGTGGCCGGTTGTGGCCGAACAGGCGTGCCGATTTCGGATGACCTTTCCGGTCTCATGGAACGTGGGGAGGTGATCGTTGACTTTACGACCCCCTCGGCGACGCTTGGGCATTTGAGTATTGTGGCGCAGCATCGGCGTGGAATCGTGGTGGGGACGACCGGGTTCTCTTCGTCGGAGTTGGATGAATTGAGAGGTTTTACCAAGCAGATTCCTTGCGTCTTCTCCCCGAACATGAGCGTGGGCGTCAATGTCATTTACAAGATGATTGCGGAAATGGCCAGGACGCTCGGTGAGGACTACGACATTGAGGTGATCGAAGCGCACCATCGCCTTAAGAAGGATGCGCCGAGCGGCACCGCGCTAAAAATGGCGGAGGTGCTTGCTCGTGCCGTCAATCGAGACCTTGAGCAAGTCGGAGTCTATGCGAGAAAGGGACTGATCGGTGAGCGCAAACGGGGGGAAATCGGGATTCAAACTATCAGGGCAGGAGACATCGTCGGAGATCACACGGTGATGTTCGCAACTATGGGGGAGCGCATTGAGGTGACTCATCGTGCCAGTAGTCGGGACACCTTTGCTCGAGGGGCGCTTCGCGCCGCTCGATGGGTCGTCCGACAGCCGCCGGGCCTCTACGACATGCTCGATGTGTTGAGCCTCAAATAG
- a CDS encoding Ornithine carbamoyltransferase produces MARRPRRSTTEAALGKDFLELLSIPSTELTTLLRLAAQLKVKQRRGVPHPLLQGRMLGLLFQKPSTRTRVSFEAGMNQLGGQAMVLPMGDIQLSRGESVADTARVLSRYLDAIVVRTFDHAIVEEWAREATIPVINGLTDLSHPCQALSDLLTIQEKKRRLKGVKIAYVGDGNNVTNSLIEAAAKMGMTIAVGCPVGYQPDQHIVDLARVEAQQTGAVIEIGTDPLVAVKDADVVYTDVWISMGREREQARRLKTLAPYQLNERLLKRAKPDALVMHCLPAHRGEEISAEVLDGPQSVVLDQAENRLHMQKAILVRLLARETVRRKIES; encoded by the coding sequence ATGGCACGGCGTCCTCGTCGGTCTACAACCGAGGCCGCACTGGGGAAAGATTTCCTGGAGCTGCTCTCGATTCCCAGCACGGAACTCACGACGTTATTGCGGCTGGCCGCGCAACTCAAGGTCAAGCAACGGCGCGGCGTGCCCCATCCGCTGTTGCAAGGCCGCATGCTCGGCCTGCTCTTCCAGAAACCCTCGACCCGCACCAGGGTGTCGTTCGAGGCCGGGATGAATCAGCTCGGCGGCCAGGCGATGGTGCTGCCGATGGGCGATATTCAACTGTCGCGCGGTGAGAGCGTGGCAGATACGGCCCGTGTCCTGTCGCGGTATTTGGACGCCATCGTCGTACGCACGTTCGACCATGCGATCGTGGAAGAATGGGCACGAGAGGCGACCATTCCCGTGATCAACGGCCTCACGGATTTGAGTCACCCCTGTCAGGCCCTCTCAGACCTGTTGACCATCCAGGAGAAAAAGCGGCGGCTGAAGGGCGTCAAGATCGCCTATGTCGGCGACGGCAACAACGTGACCAATTCCCTGATCGAAGCCGCGGCGAAAATGGGGATGACGATCGCCGTGGGCTGCCCGGTCGGTTATCAGCCGGACCAGCACATCGTGGACCTGGCCCGCGTGGAAGCGCAGCAGACCGGCGCCGTGATCGAGATCGGGACGGATCCCCTCGTAGCGGTCAAGGATGCCGATGTGGTTTATACCGATGTGTGGATCAGCATGGGGCGCGAGCGGGAGCAGGCGCGACGGCTCAAGACGCTGGCACCGTATCAACTCAACGAGCGGTTGTTGAAGCGGGCGAAGCCGGATGCGCTGGTCATGCATTGTCTGCCGGCCCACCGCGGGGAGGAGATCAGTGCCGAGGTCCTGGATGGCCCGCAGTCGGTCGTGCTGGATCAAGCCGAGAACCGCCTGCATATGCAGAAGGCGATTCTCGTGCGCTTATTGGCGCGCGAGACAGTGAGAAGGAAAATTGAATCGTAA
- a CDS encoding Transaldolase, whose product MKLYLDTANVKEIQEGASLGLIDGVTTNPSLVAKEGRSFKDMLLDICNMVDGPISAEVVAVESDAMVKEGRDLAKIHKNIVVKVPLIPEGLRATKKLAAEGIRVNVTLCFSSTQALLAAKAGAWCVSPFIGRLDDVSSDGMALIRQIVTIFRNYDYKTQVLVASVRHPQHVVEAALAGGHICTMPYAVFQQLVKHPLTDIGLKKFLADWDKLAKK is encoded by the coding sequence ATGAAGCTCTATCTCGATACGGCGAACGTAAAGGAAATCCAAGAAGGGGCCAGCCTCGGCCTCATCGATGGGGTCACGACCAATCCGTCTCTCGTGGCAAAGGAGGGGCGGAGTTTCAAGGACATGCTGCTGGACATCTGCAACATGGTCGACGGACCCATCAGTGCAGAAGTGGTCGCGGTCGAATCCGACGCCATGGTGAAAGAAGGCCGCGACTTGGCCAAGATCCATAAGAACATCGTGGTCAAAGTTCCGCTCATTCCAGAGGGGCTTCGCGCCACGAAAAAGCTTGCGGCGGAAGGTATTCGCGTAAATGTAACCCTGTGTTTTTCTTCCACGCAAGCCTTGCTGGCTGCCAAGGCTGGGGCCTGGTGCGTGTCTCCCTTTATCGGTCGTCTCGATGACGTCAGCTCGGATGGCATGGCATTGATCCGGCAGATCGTGACGATCTTCAGGAACTACGATTATAAAACCCAGGTGCTGGTCGCGAGTGTGCGACATCCTCAGCATGTGGTTGAAGCGGCGCTGGCGGGAGGACATATTTGCACGATGCCCTATGCGGTGTTTCAACAGCTCGTGAAACATCCGCTGACCGATATCGGCTTGAAGAAGTTTCTTGCCGATTGGGATAAATTGGCCAAAAAGTAG
- a CDS encoding Argininosuccinate lyase: protein MATSRTGPTRARKPARSSQRADRTLPKGKAWGGRFAERTDRLVEQFTSSLAYDRRLYPYDIQGSIAHCKTLERAKVFTARESARLVRGLQVVKAELDGGQFPFSPQDEDIHMAIERRLTELIGPLGGKLHTGRSRNDQVALDLRLFLRDTLTRLMGQIQEFRRVLVGQARAHLDVVMPGYTHLQRAQPVLLAHHLLAYVEMFERDRGRLDDCRERLNVMPLGAGALAGSNYPVDRRYTASLLEFPSITQNSLDAVSDRDGVVEVLSVLSLIMMHLSRLSEELILWASQEFRYVDLPDTFCTGSSMMPQKKNPDVPELVRGKTGRVYGHLVGTLTLLKGLPLSYNRDLQEDKEALFDAVDTTEQSLVLCMELMRRVVVNRAVLAEAAEGGGMLATELADYLVTKGMPFREAHSITGQIVRSSLEKRRSLQQLTLEELQAFSAHFEQDVLICLTVQGAIDRKSQVGGTARRRVEARIQELEKALKG, encoded by the coding sequence ATGGCGACGAGCAGAACTGGCCCTACTCGCGCGCGCAAGCCGGCCCGGTCATCTCAACGAGCCGATCGGACGTTGCCGAAAGGCAAGGCCTGGGGCGGCCGCTTTGCCGAGCGAACCGATAGATTGGTGGAACAATTCACCTCGTCGCTGGCCTACGATCGGCGACTCTACCCCTACGACATTCAAGGCAGCATCGCCCATTGCAAAACACTTGAGCGGGCGAAGGTATTCACGGCTCGGGAATCTGCTCGACTCGTGCGCGGATTGCAAGTCGTGAAGGCGGAGTTGGACGGAGGGCAATTTCCGTTCTCGCCGCAGGATGAAGATATCCATATGGCGATCGAGCGCAGACTGACGGAGTTGATCGGTCCTTTAGGTGGGAAGCTCCACACGGGACGAAGCCGCAACGACCAGGTGGCGCTGGATCTCCGCCTCTTTTTACGCGACACCCTCACGAGGTTGATGGGTCAGATTCAAGAATTTCGGCGGGTATTGGTCGGGCAAGCGCGGGCGCATCTGGATGTGGTCATGCCGGGGTATACGCACTTACAGCGGGCTCAGCCGGTACTGTTGGCCCACCATCTGTTGGCCTATGTCGAAATGTTCGAACGGGACCGGGGACGTCTGGACGATTGCCGGGAACGACTCAATGTGATGCCCTTGGGGGCGGGGGCCTTGGCGGGATCGAACTATCCGGTCGATCGGCGATACACGGCCTCGCTCTTGGAGTTTCCATCGATCACGCAAAACAGTCTCGACGCCGTATCGGACCGCGACGGGGTGGTGGAGGTGCTCAGTGTGTTGTCGTTGATCATGATGCACCTCTCGCGCTTGAGCGAAGAGCTGATCCTCTGGGCGTCACAGGAGTTTCGCTACGTGGACCTGCCTGATACGTTCTGTACCGGCAGCAGCATGATGCCGCAAAAAAAGAATCCCGACGTGCCCGAATTGGTCCGAGGCAAGACAGGACGCGTGTATGGTCACTTGGTGGGGACCCTCACGCTCCTCAAGGGGTTGCCGCTGAGTTACAACCGCGACCTTCAGGAGGATAAGGAAGCGCTGTTCGATGCCGTCGATACGACGGAGCAATCGCTGGTCCTCTGTATGGAATTGATGCGACGCGTGGTCGTCAACCGGGCGGTCTTGGCCGAGGCTGCCGAAGGGGGCGGGATGCTGGCGACGGAATTAGCCGATTATCTTGTGACGAAGGGAATGCCGTTCCGAGAGGCCCATTCCATTACCGGGCAAATTGTGCGATCCTCGTTGGAAAAACGGCGATCGCTCCAACAGTTGACCCTGGAGGAGTTGCAAGCATTTTCGGCGCATTTCGAGCAGGATGTGCTGATCTGTCTCACGGTGCAGGGTGCAATCGACCGGAAAAGTCAGGTCGGTGGTACGGCAAGGCGTAGAGTCGAAGCCCGTATCCAGGAGCTTGAGAAGGCGCTGAAGGGATGA
- a CDS encoding Uracil-DNA glycosylase, family 5, producing MPTLAMLNADIVSCTRCPRLVTYREAIAQQKKRQFREWSYWGKPIPGFGDPRAGLYILGLAPAAHGGNRTGRIFTGDRSGDWLYEALHRFGFANQARSTHVDDGLALTNCYIGATVRCAPPANKPAPDEFTACQPFILGELRLLKHVRVVVTLGKIAFDHYLKACRELGFHTPTPLPKFAHGATYKLPWGVTLIGSYHPSQQNTFTGKLTRPMFHRIFQQVKRRLPNASFAG from the coding sequence ATGCCCACCCTCGCAATGCTCAATGCCGATATCGTTTCCTGCACACGCTGCCCACGATTGGTCACCTACAGAGAAGCCATCGCTCAGCAGAAAAAGCGCCAGTTCCGCGAATGGTCTTACTGGGGGAAGCCGATCCCGGGGTTCGGAGATCCTCGAGCCGGTCTCTACATCCTTGGTCTCGCCCCCGCCGCGCATGGCGGCAATCGAACCGGTCGGATTTTCACGGGTGATCGCAGCGGGGATTGGTTATACGAAGCGTTGCACCGATTCGGTTTCGCAAATCAGGCGCGTTCCACACATGTTGATGACGGTCTTGCCCTGACCAACTGTTACATCGGCGCGACCGTCCGTTGCGCTCCTCCGGCCAACAAGCCTGCCCCGGACGAGTTTACCGCCTGCCAACCGTTTATCCTTGGTGAACTGCGACTCCTGAAACACGTGCGTGTGGTCGTGACGTTGGGCAAGATTGCGTTCGATCACTATCTCAAGGCCTGCCGCGAATTGGGGTTTCACACACCCACGCCGCTCCCCAAGTTCGCTCACGGTGCGACCTACAAACTCCCTTGGGGAGTGACGTTGATCGGCTCTTACCACCCGAGCCAACAAAATACCTTTACCGGCAAACTGACCCGCCCCATGTTCCACCGTATCTTTCAACAGGTGAAACGCCGTCTCCCGAATGCTTCATTCGCCGGCTGA
- a CDS encoding 4-hydroxy-tetrahydrodipicolinate synthase, which produces MFTGSLVAIVTPFKNGKLDERTLGDLIEWQINSGTHGIVPCGTTGESATLTHAEHDRVVSFTVEVVRRRVPVVAGTGSNSTEEAIALTKHAKAAGVDGSLLITPYYNKPTQEGLFLHYKAVAEAVDLPLVLYNIPGRTGVNMLPSTIARLTTYRTIVAVKEGSGLVQQASEIIQLCGERVTVLAGDDALTLPMMAVGAKGVVTVTANLVPGEMAQMVDAFLAGRLEEARAKHYRLYPLFTALFYETNPIPVKEALHMMGKIESELRLPLCPMGSENRDKLLRVMKEAGLV; this is translated from the coding sequence ATGTTTACAGGATCCTTGGTCGCCATTGTGACGCCGTTTAAGAACGGAAAACTGGACGAGCGAACGCTCGGTGACCTCATAGAATGGCAGATCAACAGCGGTACCCACGGGATTGTTCCCTGTGGGACCACCGGCGAATCCGCGACCTTGACCCATGCGGAGCACGATCGTGTGGTCTCCTTCACCGTCGAAGTCGTCCGGCGTCGCGTTCCGGTCGTGGCAGGGACCGGCTCCAACAGTACCGAGGAAGCCATTGCCCTGACCAAACATGCGAAGGCGGCAGGGGTGGACGGGTCGCTGCTGATTACGCCCTATTACAACAAACCCACACAGGAAGGTTTGTTTCTGCATTACAAGGCGGTCGCGGAGGCGGTGGATCTCCCACTGGTGTTGTACAACATTCCCGGACGAACCGGTGTGAACATGCTGCCGAGCACCATCGCCCGGCTGACGACATACCGGACGATCGTCGCCGTGAAGGAGGGCAGCGGCTTGGTTCAGCAGGCGTCCGAGATCATTCAACTCTGCGGCGAACGTGTGACTGTCCTGGCGGGGGACGATGCCTTGACCTTGCCGATGATGGCGGTGGGAGCGAAGGGAGTGGTTACGGTGACGGCCAATCTCGTGCCAGGTGAGATGGCTCAGATGGTCGATGCGTTTCTTGCCGGACGACTCGAAGAAGCCCGCGCGAAACACTATCGGTTGTACCCGCTCTTTACGGCATTGTTCTATGAAACGAACCCCATTCCTGTCAAAGAAGCGTTGCATATGATGGGCAAGATCGAGAGCGAACTGCGTCTTCCGCTCTGTCCGATGGGAAGTGAAAACAGAGACAAACTGTTGCGTGTGATGAAAGAAGCCGGACTCGTATAA
- a CDS encoding Phosphoglycerate mutase has protein sequence MSKLVLIRHGESQWNLENRFTGWVDVPLSPKGVEEAKAAGKKLAGFTFDRAFSSVLARANDTLRLILEAIGQTAIPIEKDKALNERMYGELQGLNKAETAKKYGDEQVKIWRRSYDVRPPGGESLKDTAERVLPYYDSRIKPCVLKGESILIAAHGNSLRALVMQLDRLTKEQVLELNIPTGAPLLYELDASGKVLAHRYL, from the coding sequence ATGAGCAAACTGGTCCTCATACGTCATGGCGAATCACAGTGGAATCTGGAAAACCGCTTCACCGGCTGGGTGGATGTCCCGCTCTCGCCGAAAGGCGTCGAAGAAGCGAAGGCAGCGGGGAAGAAGTTGGCAGGTTTCACCTTCGATCGCGCCTTTTCTTCGGTGCTGGCCCGAGCCAACGACACCTTGCGCCTCATCCTCGAGGCAATCGGGCAGACCGCCATTCCGATTGAAAAGGACAAAGCACTGAATGAGCGCATGTACGGAGAGCTGCAGGGATTGAACAAGGCCGAGACGGCAAAAAAATACGGGGACGAGCAGGTGAAAATCTGGCGGCGCAGTTATGACGTGAGACCCCCGGGGGGCGAAAGTTTGAAAGACACGGCCGAGCGGGTACTTCCCTATTACGACAGCCGCATCAAACCCTGTGTGCTCAAGGGAGAAAGCATCCTGATCGCCGCCCACGGCAACAGCCTGCGCGCGCTGGTGATGCAACTCGACCGGTTGACCAAGGAACAGGTGCTGGAACTCAACATTCCGACGGGAGCGCCGCTGCTGTACGAACTCGACGCCAGCGGAAAGGTGCTGGCGCACCGATACCTCTAA
- a CDS encoding N-acetylornithine aminotransferase, whose protein sequence is MPTGELRLNADLYLMNTYQRQPISIVRGRGSKVYDLEGREYVDFVAGIAVNLLGYGHPDLVLAIQKQVQQLIHTSNLYYTEPQVRLAQTLVEHSFAQKVFFCNSGAEANEAAIKLARKYSYDKYGTDRCDIITMKNSFHGRTLATLTATGQEKVQKGFAPLMPGFSYVTFNDLSEVERAITPKTAAIMLEPIQAEGGVYVADRSYLQGLRDLCRERDVLLIFDEVQTGMGRTGTLFCYEQFGMQPDIMTLAKGLGGGVPIGACLATDTVAHAFTPGTHASTFGGNPLACAAGLAVLRVLLEGKILEQGRRMGESLAKGLAAVQERHRVVKDVRGLGLLQGMELDIDGKAVVADCLARRLLINCTGDRVLRFIPPLIITQPEIDRLLDALSQSLSRKTASSTH, encoded by the coding sequence ATGCCGACCGGTGAGTTGCGTCTCAACGCCGACCTGTACTTGATGAATACTTATCAGCGCCAGCCGATTTCGATCGTGCGCGGACGCGGGAGCAAAGTTTACGACCTGGAAGGACGGGAGTACGTCGATTTTGTGGCCGGCATCGCGGTGAATCTCCTCGGATATGGGCATCCAGACTTGGTGTTGGCGATTCAGAAGCAGGTGCAACAGCTGATTCATACGTCGAATCTCTATTATACCGAGCCGCAGGTGCGCTTGGCTCAGACCTTGGTCGAACATTCGTTTGCGCAGAAAGTCTTCTTTTGCAACAGCGGTGCGGAAGCGAACGAAGCGGCGATCAAACTGGCCAGAAAATATTCCTACGACAAATACGGCACCGATCGGTGCGACATCATCACGATGAAGAATTCCTTCCACGGGCGCACCCTCGCGACGCTGACGGCGACCGGGCAAGAAAAGGTCCAGAAGGGATTCGCTCCCCTGATGCCGGGGTTCTCCTATGTGACGTTCAATGATTTATCGGAAGTCGAGCGGGCGATCACGCCGAAGACCGCCGCCATCATGCTGGAGCCCATTCAAGCCGAAGGCGGGGTATATGTCGCGGATCGCAGCTACCTGCAGGGGTTGCGGGATCTCTGTCGGGAACGTGATGTGCTCCTGATCTTCGATGAAGTCCAGACAGGCATGGGGCGAACCGGCACGCTCTTCTGCTATGAACAATTCGGGATGCAGCCGGATATCATGACCTTGGCAAAGGGGCTCGGTGGCGGTGTGCCGATCGGAGCCTGTCTGGCGACGGATACCGTTGCGCACGCCTTCACCCCTGGGACCCATGCTTCGACATTCGGCGGCAACCCCTTGGCCTGTGCCGCCGGTTTGGCGGTGTTGCGGGTCCTGTTGGAGGGCAAGATCTTGGAACAGGGCCGGAGAATGGGTGAGAGTTTGGCGAAGGGGTTGGCCGCTGTACAGGAACGGCATCGTGTCGTGAAGGACGTGCGCGGCCTGGGTCTGTTGCAAGGCATGGAATTGGACATTGACGGGAAAGCCGTCGTGGCCGACTGCCTGGCTCGCCGCTTGTTGATCAACTGCACGGGCGATCGGGTCCTGCGGTTCATTCCCCCACTCATTATCACGCAGCCAGAGATCGACCGCTTGCTGGACGCGCTTTCCCAGAGCTTGAGCCGGAAAACCGCCTCATCAACCCATTAA
- a CDS encoding Argininosuccinate synthase, giving the protein MSRSSYKKVVLAYSGGLDTSVILKWLEEVYGCTVVAFCADLGQGEDLKAIKAKAQSLGVKKVYMEDLREVFVKDHVFPMLRGNAVYEGSYLLGTSIARPLIARRQIEIAAKEGAEAVCHGATGKGNDQVRFELTYMALHPQIKIIAPWREWTMRSRRELIEYAEKHGIPVTATKAKPYSMDMNLFHTSYEGGILEDPWEAPPEEIFVMSVSPERAPDKAREVEIDYVGGDPVAVDGKKMSPAALLAHLNKLGGAHGVGRVDLVENRYVGMKSRGVYETPGGTILHTAHRGLESLTMDREVLHLRDSLIPRYAELIYYGYWYAPEREMLQTALDEAQRDVTGTVRVKLYKGTCTVVGRKSPRSLYRLDMATFEEDDVYRQKDAEGFIRLNALRLAIRAQRNKKRSSK; this is encoded by the coding sequence ATGAGCCGGTCATCGTATAAGAAGGTGGTGTTGGCCTATTCGGGAGGCTTGGACACCTCCGTCATTTTAAAATGGCTGGAGGAAGTCTACGGCTGCACGGTCGTCGCGTTTTGCGCCGATCTGGGGCAAGGTGAAGACCTGAAGGCCATCAAGGCCAAGGCGCAATCGTTGGGAGTGAAGAAGGTGTACATGGAGGACCTGCGAGAGGTCTTCGTGAAGGACCATGTGTTTCCCATGCTGCGCGGGAACGCCGTCTATGAAGGCAGTTATTTGCTGGGCACGTCGATCGCCCGGCCCTTGATCGCACGGAGGCAAATTGAGATTGCCGCGAAGGAAGGCGCGGAGGCGGTCTGTCACGGGGCGACCGGTAAGGGAAACGATCAGGTCCGGTTCGAGTTGACCTACATGGCGCTCCATCCGCAGATCAAGATCATTGCGCCCTGGCGGGAATGGACCATGCGCTCACGACGTGAGTTGATCGAGTATGCGGAGAAACACGGCATCCCCGTCACTGCCACAAAGGCAAAGCCCTATAGCATGGACATGAATCTGTTCCACACGAGTTATGAGGGCGGCATCCTCGAAGATCCGTGGGAAGCTCCTCCTGAAGAAATCTTCGTCATGTCCGTCTCACCGGAGCGGGCGCCCGACAAGGCGCGGGAGGTGGAAATCGACTATGTCGGTGGTGATCCGGTGGCGGTGGACGGCAAGAAAATGAGCCCGGCTGCGCTGTTGGCCCATCTCAATAAGTTGGGCGGCGCCCACGGCGTCGGTCGCGTCGATCTGGTGGAGAATCGCTATGTCGGCATGAAATCGCGGGGTGTTTATGAAACGCCGGGCGGCACGATTCTCCACACGGCCCATCGCGGCCTGGAGTCGTTGACGATGGACCGGGAGGTGCTGCATCTGCGGGACAGTCTCATTCCCCGCTATGCCGAGCTGATCTATTACGGCTATTGGTATGCACCTGAGCGTGAGATGTTGCAGACCGCCCTCGATGAGGCGCAGCGGGATGTGACGGGCACCGTCAGGGTGAAACTCTACAAGGGGACCTGCACCGTCGTCGGCCGCAAGTCACCGCGTTCGCTCTACCGGTTGGACATGGCGACGTTCGAAGAAGACGATGTCTATCGGCAGAAGGATGCGGAAGGGTTCATCCGGTTGAATGCCCTCAGGTTGGCGATTCGAGCGCAGCGCAACAAGAAACGATCGAGCAAGTAA